The following are encoded together in the Kwoniella europaea PYCC6329 chromosome 1, complete sequence genome:
- a CDS encoding peptidyl-tRNA hydrolase codes for MSSIRMDGILSPLVISIIAFAVGYQAHSLLSTRASPSLLTPTDSSSKPKSKSKNDTKSVTSSSGSGTDTESDAEDTAAALSSDLTSTKFSSSEEMKLVLVVNDELKMTKGKIAAQAGHATLACALTLKEANPRLFRAWQNQGQPKIALRCANTEELEILAAQARSLNLCARTIRDAGRTQVAPGSKTTVGIGPGPARIINTVTGKLKLL; via the exons ATGAGCTCAATCAGGATGGACG GAATTCTCTCCCCCCTCGTCATATCGATCATAGCCTTCGCAGTAGGCTACCAAGCTCATTCCCTCCTATCCACTCGTGCCAGCCCATCTTTACTCACTCCTACCGACTCTTCATCCAAACCcaagtcaaaatcaaagaatGATACCAAATCTGTCACCTCCAGCTCTGGTTCGGGAACAGATACAGAATCCGATGCTGAAGATACAGCTGCAGCATTATCATCCGACTTGACATCGACCAAATTTAGTAGTTCGGAGGAGATGAAATTGGTCCTGGTAGTGAATGACGAGTTGAAAATGACCAAAGGGAAGATTGCTGCTCAGGCTGGTCATGCGACGTTGGCTTGTGCGTTGACATTGAAAGAGGCTAATCCGAGG TTATTTAGAGCATGGCAGAACCAAGG TCAACCTAAAATAGCATTACGTTGCGCCAACACTGAAGAGCTCGAGATTTTAGCAGCTCAAGCTAGAAGTTTGAATCTTTGTGCTAGGACGATAAGAGATGC CGGAAGAACTCAAGTGGCCCCTGGGTCGAAAACAACCGTCGGTATCGGACC AGGTCCAGCAAGAATTATCAATACAGTTACGGGGAAGCTCAAGCTCTTATAG